A genomic stretch from Acropora palmata chromosome 13, jaAcrPala1.3, whole genome shotgun sequence includes:
- the LOC141863020 gene encoding serine/threonine-protein kinase pim-1-like isoform X1: protein MAWCRNAFTDSELASQKPRNGDTDGLGTDNTQVSSLDSAGQASDEQDSNFKSGEQDFSLGEIMEDTAKRFSALLTVICRTAKRSANKVARIRKKRNGGSEEIHKSTSRSGEAVIGSSCKVRSSNKTTMTQDEKVELNFNETYELHQLLGQGGFAVVYSGTRVRDNVPVAIKVIPKCNVYSFEEDSGVAIPMEVHLHRFLDHPNVIKLYDFFEHAQAYVMVLERPMYHKDLFDYISQKRRLDEKEARSIFRQVVEAVIHCESKGIFHRDIKDENILLDTMSGQVKLLDFGSGTVLENTLYTDYEGTRAYCPPEWFRFHRYYARPATIWSLGILLHNMIIGDVPFANEVEIVGAELNFPEDVSKDLKDIMRCLLAKHPSHRPTLEEVIQHPWLQHRRYKGRPSIDRRTCQSAPIPRDIQGNMPRGNRDRQFQRGNSLL, encoded by the exons ATGGCCTGGTGTAGAAATGCTTTCACAGATTCCGAACTTGCGAGTCAGAAGCCACGAAACGGAGATACCGATGGACTTGGAACAGACAATACACAG gttTCTTCGCTCGACAGCGCTGGCCAAGCTAGCGACGAACAGGATTCCAATTTTAAATCCGGTGAGCAAGACTTTAGCCTCGGTGAAATAATGGAGGATACGGCCAAGCGTTTTTCTGCACTGCTAACAGTCATCTGCCGGACAGCTAAAAGATCAGCTAACAAAGTGGCGAGAATACGCAAGAAGCGAAATGGCGGCAGCGAGGAAATTCATAAATCGACTTCGAGAAGCGGTGAAGCTGTCATCGGAAGTTCTTGCAAAGTTCGTTCTTCTAACAAGACAACGATGACTCAAGAtgaaaaag TTGAGCtaaatttcaatgaaacctATGAACTTCACCAGCTTCTTGGACAAGGCGGATTCGCGGTTGTTTATTCAGGAACTCGAGTTCGAGATAATGTACCG GTTGCTATAAAGGTCATCCCGAAGTGCAATGTCTATTCTTTCGAGGAG GACAGCGGAGTTGCCATTCCAATGGAAGTCCACTTACACCGCTTCCTGGATCACCCAAATGTAATCAAGTTGTACGACTTCTTTGAGCATGCGCAGGCGTATGTTATGGTGCTTGAGAGACCAATGTACCACAAGGATCTGTTTGACTATATCTCGCAAAAGAGGCGCTTGGATGAAAAAGAGGCTAGGAGCATTTTCCGTCAAGTTGTCGAGGCAGTGATACACTGCGAGTCCAAAGGCATTTTTCACCGTGACATCAAGGACGAGAATATCCTATTAGACACCATGAGCGGGCAAGTTAAGCTTCTTGACTTTGGTTCCGGAACAGTGCTAGAGAATACCTTGTACACTGATTACGAAG GTACTCGAGCGTATTGCCCTCCGGAGTGGTTCCGTTTCCATAGGTACTATGCAAGACCAGCCACCATCTGGTCCCTGGGGATACTGCTGCATAACATGATCATTGGTGATGTACCATTTGCTAATGAGGTCGAAATTGTTGGAGCGGAGCTGAATTTCCCCGAGGACGTTAGCAAAG attTGAAAGATATAATGCGCTGCCTCTTAGCCAAGCACCCGTCACATCGACCCACCTTAGAGGAAGTGATACAACATCCTTGGCTCCAACATCGCCGCTATAAAGGGCGTCCTTCCATCGATAGGAGAACGTGTCAAAGTGCTCCTATCCCTCGGGACATCCAGGGGAATATGCCTCGAGGTAATCGAGATCGACAATTTCAAAGAGGAAATTCACTTCTGTGA
- the LOC141863020 gene encoding serine/threonine-protein kinase pim-1-like isoform X2, with protein MEDTAKRFSALLTVICRTAKRSANKVARIRKKRNGGSEEIHKSTSRSGEAVIGSSCKVRSSNKTTMTQDEKVELNFNETYELHQLLGQGGFAVVYSGTRVRDNVPVAIKVIPKCNVYSFEEDSGVAIPMEVHLHRFLDHPNVIKLYDFFEHAQAYVMVLERPMYHKDLFDYISQKRRLDEKEARSIFRQVVEAVIHCESKGIFHRDIKDENILLDTMSGQVKLLDFGSGTVLENTLYTDYEGTRAYCPPEWFRFHRYYARPATIWSLGILLHNMIIGDVPFANEVEIVGAELNFPEDVSKDLKDIMRCLLAKHPSHRPTLEEVIQHPWLQHRRYKGRPSIDRRTCQSAPIPRDIQGNMPRGNRDRQFQRGNSLL; from the exons ATGGAGGATACGGCCAAGCGTTTTTCTGCACTGCTAACAGTCATCTGCCGGACAGCTAAAAGATCAGCTAACAAAGTGGCGAGAATACGCAAGAAGCGAAATGGCGGCAGCGAGGAAATTCATAAATCGACTTCGAGAAGCGGTGAAGCTGTCATCGGAAGTTCTTGCAAAGTTCGTTCTTCTAACAAGACAACGATGACTCAAGAtgaaaaag TTGAGCtaaatttcaatgaaacctATGAACTTCACCAGCTTCTTGGACAAGGCGGATTCGCGGTTGTTTATTCAGGAACTCGAGTTCGAGATAATGTACCG GTTGCTATAAAGGTCATCCCGAAGTGCAATGTCTATTCTTTCGAGGAG GACAGCGGAGTTGCCATTCCAATGGAAGTCCACTTACACCGCTTCCTGGATCACCCAAATGTAATCAAGTTGTACGACTTCTTTGAGCATGCGCAGGCGTATGTTATGGTGCTTGAGAGACCAATGTACCACAAGGATCTGTTTGACTATATCTCGCAAAAGAGGCGCTTGGATGAAAAAGAGGCTAGGAGCATTTTCCGTCAAGTTGTCGAGGCAGTGATACACTGCGAGTCCAAAGGCATTTTTCACCGTGACATCAAGGACGAGAATATCCTATTAGACACCATGAGCGGGCAAGTTAAGCTTCTTGACTTTGGTTCCGGAACAGTGCTAGAGAATACCTTGTACACTGATTACGAAG GTACTCGAGCGTATTGCCCTCCGGAGTGGTTCCGTTTCCATAGGTACTATGCAAGACCAGCCACCATCTGGTCCCTGGGGATACTGCTGCATAACATGATCATTGGTGATGTACCATTTGCTAATGAGGTCGAAATTGTTGGAGCGGAGCTGAATTTCCCCGAGGACGTTAGCAAAG attTGAAAGATATAATGCGCTGCCTCTTAGCCAAGCACCCGTCACATCGACCCACCTTAGAGGAAGTGATACAACATCCTTGGCTCCAACATCGCCGCTATAAAGGGCGTCCTTCCATCGATAGGAGAACGTGTCAAAGTGCTCCTATCCCTCGGGACATCCAGGGGAATATGCCTCGAGGTAATCGAGATCGACAATTTCAAAGAGGAAATTCACTTCTGTGA
- the LOC141864350 gene encoding uncharacterized protein LOC141864350, with translation MDLGKKMHPQTETVKRFHARPQWQQILAVSTFLGFTLAVWYNLWNSGSPVPLDGTVSSSIVHEQRGEGLYLTLKLRCFYCDSEDFGASWENLIQNRVCQDSVFQTCFINQTFPGKQATQVIDLVRSCTNNCACSDEGGWCSTIECGNYLKCCWERAYCDED, from the exons ATGGATTTGGGGAAGAAAATGCACCCGCAAACTGAAACAGTGAAACGATTTCATGCCCGACCGCAGTGGCAACAAATTCTTGCTGTGAGTACTTTCCTAG GCTTCACCCTAGCAGTATGGTACAATTTATGGAACAGTGGTTCTCCTGTGCCCTTGGATGGTACCGTGTCATCTTCCATTGTTCACGAACAGAGAGGGGAGG GACTGTATCTAACACTAAAATTGAGATGTTTCTACTGTGATTCTGAAGACTTCGGTGCATCGTGGGAGAATCTCATCCAGAACCGCGTTTGTCAAGATAGCGTCTTTCAAACTTGCTTTATTAATCAGACTTTCCCGGGCAAACAAGCCACCCAGGTGATTGATCTTGTACGAAGCTGTACGAataattgcgcatgctcagatGAAGGAGGCTGGTGTTCGACAATTGAATGCgggaattatttgaaatgctgTTGGGAGAGAGCATATTGTGACGAGGATTGA
- the LOC141864091 gene encoding proton myo-inositol cotransporter-like isoform X2, giving the protein MALSDKEGFNDDMEQPSINSDSPEDEALIKTTPVIQQTPSFVYFLTAFAAIGGFLFGYDTGVISGAMILIKEEFRLTPFWQELVVSVTIGTAIVGSFLGGFLNQLFGRKPMLITSAVVFTVGAAVMGLAHSRVVLLMGRLTVGFGIGGASVTVPVYIAETAPSKTRGRMVTVNNLFITGGQFVAAMVDGFLSPYKRIGWRLMLGLAAVPSIIMFFGCLILPESPRWLVSKGYDDEAFKVLKKLRGSADVSSELKAMQEVCEETASAENSSCTESRVYQILTSSAMRRAILVGCVLQAVQQLSGINTVMYYSATIIQMSGIQGDQLAIWLAAVVAFGNFSFTIVGVYLVERMGRRKLLLGSLAVVVLGLFLLGGAFYLADKNDPAISLRELPSHNKNSCPSTGHCLDCLGKNCGFCYDKDAMGNPANGSCVAFQGSNYHAAYGRCNKSSSTASWAYTACPYKFAWFAIVALMLYIAGFAPGMGPMPWTINSEIYPLWARSTGNAFATATNWSFNLLISITFLSLTEWVTPYGTFWLYGGIALSGWVFFYFFVPETKGKSLEELEHLFAR; this is encoded by the exons ATGGCGTTGAGCGACAAGGAAGGATTCAACGATGACATGGAGCAACCATCGATTAATAGTGATTCTCCTGAAGACGAAGCTCTGATCAAGACAACACCAGTAATTCAACAAACTCCTTCCTTCGTGTATTTCTTAACAGCTTTCGCCGCTATCGGAGGCTTTTTATTTGGCTATGACACTGGAGTCATCTCCGGAGCTATGATTTTGATTAAGGAGGAATTTCGTCTGACACCGTTTTGGCAAGAGCTCGTTGTTAGTGTTACAATCGGGACAGCAATCGTCGGTTCTTTTCTTGGAGGCTTTTTGAATCAACTCTTTGGAAGAAAACCTATGCTTATTACTTCTGCGGTGGTGTTTACCGTCGGTGCCGCTGTTATGGGATTAGCACATTCAAGAGTAGTGCTCCTAATGGGTCGGTTAACTGTTGGTTTCGGAATAG GTGGAGCTTCTGTCACTGTTCCTGTGTACATTGCTGAAACAGCTCCATCAAAAACCAGAGGGCGAATGGTCACCGTGAACAACCTGTTTATCACTGGTGGACAGTTCGTTGCGGCTATggtcgatggctttttgagtCCATACAAGAGAATCGGATGGAG GCTTATGCTGGGCTTAGCAGCTGTGCCATCCATCATTATGTTCTTTGGTTGTCTGATTCTACCTGAAAGTCCTCGTTGGCTCGTTAGCAAAGGCTACGATGATGAGGCTTTTAAAGTCCTGAAGAAGCTTAGAGGATCAGCAGATGTTTCGTCAGAGCTCAAGGCCATGCAAGAAGTTTGTGAAGAAACTGCATCAGCGGAGaata GTTCCTGTACGGAAAGCAGAGTGTATCAAATTCTTACTTCGTCTGCGATGAGAAGAGCTATCCTGGTTGGTTGTGTATTGCAAGCAGTGCAGCAACTGTCAGGAATCAATACTGTTAT GTACTATAGTGCAACCATTATTCAAATGTCCGGTATTCAAGGAGATCAGCTGGCTATCTGGTTGGCTGCAGTAGTGGCCTTTGGGAATTTCTCGTTCACCATCGTTGGAGTTTATCTGGTCGAGAGGATGGGCCGCCGTAAACTTCTCCTTGGAAGTCTAGCTGTGGTTGTTTTGGGTCTTTTCTTATTAGGCGGTGCTTTTTATTTAGCCGACAAAAACGATCCCGCGATTTCGTTGCGTGAATTACCGTCGCACAACAAGAATAGTTGTCCATCTACCGGGCACTGCTTGGACTGTCTCGGTAAAAACTGTGGCTTTTGTTACGACAAGGACGCCATGGGCAACCCAGCCAACGGTTCTTGCGTTGCATTTCAAGGATCGAACTATCATGCAGCGTATGGCAGGTGCAATAAATCAAGCTCGACGGCTTCTTGGGCGTATACGGCCTGCCCTTACAAATTCGCTTGGTTTGCCATTGTAGCCTTGATGCTTTACATCGCCGGCTTTGCCCCAGGAATGGGACCAATGCCTTGGACTATCAATTCCGAGATATACCCTCTATGGGCGCGTAGTACCGGAAACGCCTTTGCTACAGCTACCAATTGGAGCTTCAATCTCCTGATATCAATTACTTTCTTATCACTGACTGAGTGGGTAACCCCCTACGGCACCTTTTGGCTCTACGGAGGTATAGCTCTGAGCGGATGGGTGttcttctatttttttgttccGGAGACAAAAGGGAAATCTCTAGAGGAACTAGAACATTTGTTTGCCAGGTAA
- the LOC141864091 gene encoding proton myo-inositol cotransporter-like isoform X1 has protein sequence MALSDKEGFNDDMEQPSINSDSPEDEALIKTTPVIQQTPSFVYFLTAFAAIGGFLFGYDTGVISGAMILIKEEFRLTPFWQELVVSVTIGTAIVGSFLGGFLNQLFGRKPMLITSAVVFTVGAAVMGLAHSRVVLLMGRLTVGFGIGGASVTVPVYIAETAPSKTRGRMVTVNNLFITGGQFVAAMVDGFLSPYKRIGWRLMLGLAAVPSIIMFFGCLILPESPRWLVSKGYDDEAFKVLKKLRGSADVSSELKAMQEVCEETASAENTGSCTESRVYQILTSSAMRRAILVGCVLQAVQQLSGINTVMYYSATIIQMSGIQGDQLAIWLAAVVAFGNFSFTIVGVYLVERMGRRKLLLGSLAVVVLGLFLLGGAFYLADKNDPAISLRELPSHNKNSCPSTGHCLDCLGKNCGFCYDKDAMGNPANGSCVAFQGSNYHAAYGRCNKSSSTASWAYTACPYKFAWFAIVALMLYIAGFAPGMGPMPWTINSEIYPLWARSTGNAFATATNWSFNLLISITFLSLTEWVTPYGTFWLYGGIALSGWVFFYFFVPETKGKSLEELEHLFAR, from the exons ATGGCGTTGAGCGACAAGGAAGGATTCAACGATGACATGGAGCAACCATCGATTAATAGTGATTCTCCTGAAGACGAAGCTCTGATCAAGACAACACCAGTAATTCAACAAACTCCTTCCTTCGTGTATTTCTTAACAGCTTTCGCCGCTATCGGAGGCTTTTTATTTGGCTATGACACTGGAGTCATCTCCGGAGCTATGATTTTGATTAAGGAGGAATTTCGTCTGACACCGTTTTGGCAAGAGCTCGTTGTTAGTGTTACAATCGGGACAGCAATCGTCGGTTCTTTTCTTGGAGGCTTTTTGAATCAACTCTTTGGAAGAAAACCTATGCTTATTACTTCTGCGGTGGTGTTTACCGTCGGTGCCGCTGTTATGGGATTAGCACATTCAAGAGTAGTGCTCCTAATGGGTCGGTTAACTGTTGGTTTCGGAATAG GTGGAGCTTCTGTCACTGTTCCTGTGTACATTGCTGAAACAGCTCCATCAAAAACCAGAGGGCGAATGGTCACCGTGAACAACCTGTTTATCACTGGTGGACAGTTCGTTGCGGCTATggtcgatggctttttgagtCCATACAAGAGAATCGGATGGAG GCTTATGCTGGGCTTAGCAGCTGTGCCATCCATCATTATGTTCTTTGGTTGTCTGATTCTACCTGAAAGTCCTCGTTGGCTCGTTAGCAAAGGCTACGATGATGAGGCTTTTAAAGTCCTGAAGAAGCTTAGAGGATCAGCAGATGTTTCGTCAGAGCTCAAGGCCATGCAAGAAGTTTGTGAAGAAACTGCATCAGCGGAGaata CAGGTTCCTGTACGGAAAGCAGAGTGTATCAAATTCTTACTTCGTCTGCGATGAGAAGAGCTATCCTGGTTGGTTGTGTATTGCAAGCAGTGCAGCAACTGTCAGGAATCAATACTGTTAT GTACTATAGTGCAACCATTATTCAAATGTCCGGTATTCAAGGAGATCAGCTGGCTATCTGGTTGGCTGCAGTAGTGGCCTTTGGGAATTTCTCGTTCACCATCGTTGGAGTTTATCTGGTCGAGAGGATGGGCCGCCGTAAACTTCTCCTTGGAAGTCTAGCTGTGGTTGTTTTGGGTCTTTTCTTATTAGGCGGTGCTTTTTATTTAGCCGACAAAAACGATCCCGCGATTTCGTTGCGTGAATTACCGTCGCACAACAAGAATAGTTGTCCATCTACCGGGCACTGCTTGGACTGTCTCGGTAAAAACTGTGGCTTTTGTTACGACAAGGACGCCATGGGCAACCCAGCCAACGGTTCTTGCGTTGCATTTCAAGGATCGAACTATCATGCAGCGTATGGCAGGTGCAATAAATCAAGCTCGACGGCTTCTTGGGCGTATACGGCCTGCCCTTACAAATTCGCTTGGTTTGCCATTGTAGCCTTGATGCTTTACATCGCCGGCTTTGCCCCAGGAATGGGACCAATGCCTTGGACTATCAATTCCGAGATATACCCTCTATGGGCGCGTAGTACCGGAAACGCCTTTGCTACAGCTACCAATTGGAGCTTCAATCTCCTGATATCAATTACTTTCTTATCACTGACTGAGTGGGTAACCCCCTACGGCACCTTTTGGCTCTACGGAGGTATAGCTCTGAGCGGATGGGTGttcttctatttttttgttccGGAGACAAAAGGGAAATCTCTAGAGGAACTAGAACATTTGTTTGCCAGGTAA